Proteins from a genomic interval of Streptomyces fodineus:
- a CDS encoding redox-sensing transcriptional repressor Rex, with protein MATGRTHRPATRSRGIPEATVARLPLYLRALTALSERSVPTVSSEELAAAAGVNSAKLRKDFSYLGSYGTRGVGYDVEYLVYQISRELGLTQDWPVVIVGIGNLGAALAGYGGFASRGFRVAALIDADPALTGKPVAGIPVQHTDDLEKIIKDNGVSIGVIATPAGVAQQVCERLVAAGVTSILNFAPTVLSVPDGVDVRKVDLSIELQILAFHEQRKAGEETAAGDVGSVPAATRDASTDQGPDGDVPAVMPA; from the coding sequence GTGGCAACTGGCCGAACACACCGACCGGCGACCCGAAGCCGAGGGATTCCCGAGGCCACCGTCGCTCGCCTTCCGCTGTACCTCCGAGCCCTGACCGCGCTGTCGGAGCGCTCGGTACCCACGGTCTCCTCCGAGGAGCTCGCGGCCGCGGCGGGGGTCAACTCCGCCAAGCTGCGCAAGGACTTCTCCTACCTGGGCTCCTACGGAACGCGCGGTGTCGGCTACGACGTGGAGTATCTCGTCTATCAGATCTCCCGTGAACTCGGCCTGACCCAGGACTGGCCGGTTGTGATCGTCGGTATCGGTAACCTCGGCGCCGCCCTCGCCGGTTACGGCGGTTTCGCCTCCCGCGGCTTCCGGGTCGCCGCGCTGATCGACGCCGACCCGGCGCTCACCGGCAAGCCGGTCGCGGGCATCCCCGTGCAGCACACCGACGACCTCGAGAAGATCATCAAGGACAACGGGGTCTCCATCGGCGTGATCGCCACCCCGGCCGGCGTCGCCCAGCAGGTCTGCGAGCGGCTCGTGGCCGCCGGGGTCACCTCCATCCTGAACTTCGCGCCGACCGTGCTGTCCGTCCCGGACGGCGTCGACGTGCGCAAGGTCGACCTCTCGATCGAACTCCAGATCCTCGCCTTCCACGAGCAGCGCAAGGCCGGCGAGGAGACCGCGGCCGGTGACGTCGGCTCCGTGCCCGCCGCCACCCGTGACGCTTCCACCGATCAGGGGCCCGACGGGGACGTACCCGCCGTGATGCCGGCATGA
- a CDS encoding NAD-dependent epimerase/dehydratase family protein, with the protein MGKVVLVTGVARQLGGRFVRRIQRDPKVDRVIAVDAVPPAHHLGGADFIEADIRQPTIARVLAETGADTVVHMDVTGTPLGSGSRATVKETNVIGTMQLLGACQKSPTVKRLVVKSSTNVYGSAPRDPAVFTETTPPKSLPSGGFAKDTVEVEGYVRGFARRRPDVAVCVLRFANILGPAADTPLASYFALPVLPTVFGYDPRLQFVHEDDVVEVLRIASHEPRRGTLNSGTFNIAGDGVLLLSQCSRRLGRPTVPLLLPAVTWAGSLVRTLGMTDFSPEQIRLLTHGRVVDTVQMRETLGFTPRYTTAETFTDFARGQGPGLVPPEALAGAVDRIAALAARGGGRPTTQSADQRNRGAQ; encoded by the coding sequence TTGGGGAAGGTCGTGCTCGTCACCGGAGTGGCCAGGCAACTGGGCGGCCGGTTCGTACGGCGGATCCAGCGGGATCCGAAGGTCGACCGGGTGATCGCCGTGGACGCGGTGCCACCGGCGCACCATCTGGGCGGGGCGGACTTCATAGAGGCCGACATCCGGCAGCCGACCATCGCCCGGGTGCTCGCCGAGACGGGCGCCGACACGGTCGTCCACATGGATGTGACGGGCACACCGCTGGGCAGCGGCAGCCGGGCCACGGTCAAGGAGACCAACGTCATCGGCACCATGCAGCTGCTCGGCGCCTGCCAGAAGTCGCCGACCGTGAAACGGCTGGTGGTGAAGTCCAGTACGAACGTCTACGGGTCGGCCCCGCGCGATCCGGCCGTTTTCACCGAGACGACCCCGCCGAAGTCGCTGCCGAGCGGCGGCTTCGCGAAGGACACCGTCGAGGTCGAGGGGTATGTGCGCGGGTTCGCCCGGCGGCGGCCGGACGTCGCGGTGTGTGTGCTGCGGTTCGCCAACATCCTCGGGCCGGCCGCCGACACCCCGCTCGCCTCGTACTTCGCGCTGCCCGTGCTGCCGACCGTGTTCGGCTACGACCCGCGGCTGCAGTTCGTGCACGAGGACGACGTGGTCGAGGTGCTCAGGATCGCCTCGCACGAGCCGCGCCGGGGCACGCTCAACAGCGGCACGTTCAACATCGCCGGGGACGGGGTGCTGCTGCTCTCGCAGTGCTCCCGGCGGCTCGGGCGGCCGACCGTGCCGCTGCTGCTGCCCGCGGTCACCTGGGCGGGTTCGCTGGTGCGTACGCTCGGTATGACGGACTTCTCGCCGGAGCAGATCAGGCTGCTCACGCACGGGCGGGTGGTGGACACGGTCCAGATGCGCGAGACGCTGGGCTTCACGCCCAGGTACACCACGGCGGAGACGTTCACGGACTTCGCCCGCGGCCAGGGCCCCGGGCTGGTGCCGCCCGAGGCCCTCGCGGGGGCCGTCGACCGGATCGCCGCGCTGGCCGCGAGGGGCGGCGGCCGGCCCACGACGCAGAGCGCCGACCAGCGCAACCGAGGAGCGCAGTAA
- a CDS encoding phosphatase gives MLTSGALRAHLLAVRLAGEVGTSREDSLRSYRLFAARDPRVLIGIDPEGAWGQRDLLGLMAEKCGVSADPRHTSGPDVIDPELTLAALDAFAGRIGAVARRGAPVLFGTGHPQRLLGFYAGLADALSAAGCDVLTPAQGRCVDILTRFGLRTYHLGYARRVGLVRENGGGRPGCEPGVHCHSPLPVRVVLEAAAESGGPLPELVVGDHGWVCGAGQLGFEAIGLADTDDPALFVGEAEGRVSVAVPVDDGVRSAHYRPLTRYVLKRACLSQ, from the coding sequence GTGTTGACCAGCGGAGCTCTGCGTGCGCATTTGCTGGCTGTTCGGCTTGCCGGGGAGGTGGGGACCTCTCGGGAGGACAGTCTGCGGAGTTATCGGCTGTTCGCGGCGCGGGATCCTCGGGTGTTGATCGGGATCGATCCCGAAGGGGCCTGGGGACAGCGGGACTTGCTGGGGCTCATGGCGGAGAAGTGCGGGGTTTCGGCCGATCCCCGTCACACTTCGGGCCCGGATGTGATCGATCCGGAGCTGACCCTGGCCGCGCTCGATGCTTTCGCCGGGCGGATCGGTGCCGTAGCGCGACGTGGTGCGCCCGTGTTGTTCGGGACCGGGCATCCGCAGCGGCTGCTCGGGTTCTACGCAGGCTTGGCGGACGCGCTCTCGGCGGCGGGGTGTGACGTGCTCACCCCGGCGCAGGGTCGCTGTGTCGACATATTGACCCGGTTCGGTCTACGTACGTACCACCTCGGCTACGCACGGCGGGTTGGGTTGGTGCGGGAAAACGGCGGTGGGCGCCCCGGTTGTGAGCCGGGCGTGCACTGTCATTCGCCACTCCCGGTTCGGGTCGTCCTGGAGGCCGCGGCGGAGAGCGGCGGGCCGCTGCCCGAGCTGGTCGTCGGGGACCATGGATGGGTCTGCGGTGCAGGTCAGCTGGGGTTCGAGGCCATCGGTCTCGCCGACACGGACGATCCGGCGCTGTTCGTGGGGGAGGCCGAGGGGCGCGTGTCCGTCGCCGTTCCGGTTGATGACGGGGTGCGGTCTGCTCACTACCGGCCGCTCACCCGCTACGTACTCAAACGAGCGTGTCTGTCACAGTAG
- a CDS encoding ECF subfamily RNA polymerase sigma factor, BldN family yields the protein MYPHVGVDASGLATLRATVATVKETLRGLVPTAYAVPAFAAAAPAGPCYALAESSAAVSRRGRSAGAGAATARRPAADSDSARMMDLVERAQAGEAEAFGRLYDQYSDTVYRYIYYRVGGRATAEDLTSETFLRALRRIGTFTWQGRDFGAWLVTIARNLVADHFKSSRFRLEVTTGEMLDANEVERSPEDSVLESLSNAALLDAVRRLNPQQQECVTLRFLQGLSVAETARVMGKNEGAIKTLQYRAVRTLARLLPDDAR from the coding sequence GTGTACCCACACGTCGGGGTTGACGCCTCGGGCCTGGCTACGCTGCGCGCAACAGTCGCAACGGTCAAAGAGACGCTGCGCGGCCTCGTCCCCACCGCGTACGCCGTCCCCGCCTTCGCCGCCGCCGCGCCCGCCGGCCCGTGCTACGCACTGGCCGAGAGCAGCGCTGCCGTCAGCAGACGAGGGCGCTCCGCCGGCGCCGGCGCTGCCACCGCCCGCCGCCCGGCCGCCGACAGCGACAGCGCCCGGATGATGGACCTGGTCGAGCGGGCGCAGGCCGGCGAGGCCGAGGCCTTCGGACGGCTGTACGACCAGTACAGCGACACGGTGTATAGGTACATCTACTACCGCGTCGGCGGCCGGGCCACCGCCGAGGACCTCACCAGCGAGACCTTTCTGCGGGCGCTGCGCAGGATCGGCACCTTCACCTGGCAGGGCCGCGACTTCGGGGCCTGGCTGGTGACGATCGCCCGCAATCTCGTCGCCGACCACTTCAAGTCCAGCCGCTTCCGCCTGGAGGTCACCACCGGCGAGATGCTCGACGCCAACGAGGTCGAGCGCTCCCCGGAGGACTCCGTCCTGGAGTCCCTGTCGAACGCCGCGCTGCTCGACGCCGTACGCCGGCTCAACCCGCAGCAGCAGGAGTGCGTGACGCTCCGCTTCCTCCAGGGTCTCTCGGTCGCCGAGACGGCCCGTGTCATGGGCAAGAACGAGGGCGCCATCAAGACCCTCCAGTATCGCGCCGTACGCACGCTCGCCCGGCTCCTGCCGGACGACGCGCGCTGA
- a CDS encoding lysophospholipid acyltransferase family protein, with protein MADAKVIPFDDDRSRGGAAQRPARRRGTGSRRGALAEAGAGEMGEVQPLPGRGRAREDGPVSRGEKPEEPPERSGADGGLGGGLERRVAAGLAFLRRRLTGDYDVDDFGFDEELTDQVLMSLLRPVYEKYFRVEVKGIENIPAEGGALIVANHSGTLPLDGLMMQVAVHDHHPADRHLRLLAADLVFVLPVVNELARKLGHTLACAEDAERLLAQGEVVGVMPEGFKGIGKPFSERYKLQRFGRGGFVSTALRQGAPIIPCSIVGAEEIYPMIGNAKTLARLLGFPYFPLTPTFPWLGPLGAIPLPTKWTIQFGEPIPTGGYPPEAAEDPMLMFNLTDQVREQIQHTLYKLLVQRRSVFF; from the coding sequence ATGGCGGACGCCAAGGTCATTCCGTTCGACGACGACCGGTCCCGCGGGGGCGCCGCACAGCGCCCGGCGCGGCGCCGGGGCACGGGCAGCCGGCGCGGTGCCCTCGCCGAGGCGGGGGCCGGAGAGATGGGTGAGGTCCAGCCGCTGCCGGGCCGGGGCCGGGCGCGGGAAGATGGGCCTGTGAGCCGTGGGGAGAAGCCGGAGGAGCCGCCGGAGCGGTCGGGGGCCGACGGCGGGCTCGGCGGCGGCCTGGAGCGGCGTGTGGCGGCCGGGCTGGCCTTTCTGCGGCGCCGGCTGACCGGGGACTACGACGTCGACGACTTCGGTTTCGACGAGGAGTTGACCGACCAGGTCCTGATGTCGCTGCTGCGGCCGGTGTACGAGAAGTACTTCCGGGTCGAGGTGAAGGGCATCGAGAACATCCCGGCCGAGGGCGGGGCGCTGATCGTCGCCAACCACTCCGGGACGCTGCCGCTGGACGGGCTGATGATGCAGGTCGCCGTGCACGACCACCATCCGGCCGACCGTCACCTACGGCTGCTGGCGGCCGACTTGGTCTTCGTGCTGCCGGTGGTCAACGAGCTGGCCCGCAAGCTGGGGCACACCCTGGCGTGCGCGGAGGACGCGGAGCGGCTGCTGGCTCAGGGCGAGGTGGTCGGGGTGATGCCGGAGGGCTTCAAGGGGATCGGGAAACCCTTCAGCGAGCGGTACAAGCTGCAGCGGTTCGGGCGGGGCGGCTTCGTGTCGACCGCGCTGCGGCAGGGGGCGCCGATCATCCCGTGCTCGATCGTGGGGGCGGAGGAGATCTACCCGATGATCGGCAACGCGAAGACGCTGGCGCGGTTGCTGGGCTTCCCGTACTTCCCGCTGACGCCGACGTTTCCGTGGCTGGGGCCGCTCGGTGCGATTCCGCTGCCGACGAAGTGGACGATTCAGTTCGGCGAGCCGATCCCGACGGGCGGGTATCCGCCGGAGGCGGCCGAGGACCCGATGCTGATGTTCAACCTGACCGACCAGGTGCGGGAACAGATCCAGCACACGCTGTACAAGCTGCTGGTGCAGCGGCGCTCGGTGTTCTTCTGA
- a CDS encoding helix-turn-helix domain-containing protein, whose protein sequence is MGAAGERPLNEVQFLTVAEVASVMRVSKMTVYRLVHSGHLPAIRVGRSFRVPEQAVHEYLRDSYVGVETA, encoded by the coding sequence ATGGGTGCAGCTGGCGAGAGGCCTCTGAACGAGGTTCAGTTCCTTACCGTGGCGGAGGTCGCCTCGGTGATGCGAGTGTCGAAGATGACCGTGTACCGCCTGGTGCACAGCGGTCATCTGCCCGCGATCCGGGTGGGGCGGTCCTTCCGCGTCCCGGAACAAGCGGTACACGAGTACCTTCGTGACAGCTATGTGGGGGTGGAGACGGCCTGA
- a CDS encoding glutaredoxin family protein yields the protein MAGMSPLFRRKSDPRDRLVTLVRKPGCHLCDDAQAVIEKVCGELGVTWERKDITEDQSLHDRYWEQIPVVLIDGEQHTFWRVNEERLRRALTD from the coding sequence ATGGCCGGTATGAGCCCTCTCTTCCGACGCAAGTCCGATCCCCGCGACCGGCTCGTCACCCTCGTCCGCAAGCCCGGCTGTCATCTCTGTGACGACGCGCAGGCGGTGATCGAGAAGGTCTGCGGGGAACTCGGTGTGACCTGGGAGCGAAAGGACATCACCGAGGACCAGTCGCTCCATGACCGGTACTGGGAGCAGATCCCGGTCGTACTGATCGATGGTGAACAGCACACCTTCTGGCGCGTGAACGAGGAACGACTGCGCCGGGCACTGACCGACTAG
- a CDS encoding HAD family hydrolase — protein MAALGWLTPRRRSATARSVLAGEASAEAARKSSQEAREAPQVTEAEPEFPVQGDEQAAAFFDLDNTVMQGAALFHFGRGLYKRKFFETRDLARFAWQQAWFRLAGVEDPEHMQDARDSALSIVKGHRVAELETIGEEIYDEYMADRIWPGTRALAQAHLDAGQKVWLVTAAPVEIAQVIARRLGLTGALGTVAESVDGVYTGKLVGEPLHGPAKAEAVRALAAAEGLVLSRCAAYSDSHNDIPMLSLVGHPYAINPDAKLRRHAREKDWRLRDYRTGRKAAKVGIPAAAGVGAVAGGTAAAIALSRRRR, from the coding sequence ATGGCCGCTCTCGGATGGCTCACCCCCCGTAGGCGCTCCGCCACGGCGCGCAGCGTGTTGGCAGGCGAGGCCTCGGCGGAGGCTGCCCGCAAGTCCTCGCAGGAAGCGCGGGAAGCGCCGCAGGTCACAGAGGCGGAACCGGAGTTCCCGGTGCAGGGCGACGAGCAGGCGGCCGCCTTCTTCGACCTGGACAACACCGTGATGCAGGGCGCCGCGCTGTTCCACTTCGGCCGGGGCCTGTACAAGCGGAAGTTCTTCGAGACGCGCGACCTCGCCCGGTTCGCCTGGCAGCAGGCCTGGTTCCGGCTGGCCGGCGTCGAGGACCCCGAGCACATGCAGGACGCCCGGGACTCCGCGCTGTCCATCGTCAAGGGCCACCGCGTCGCCGAGCTGGAGACCATCGGCGAGGAGATCTACGACGAGTACATGGCCGACCGCATCTGGCCCGGCACCCGCGCCCTGGCCCAGGCCCACCTGGACGCCGGCCAGAAGGTGTGGCTGGTCACGGCGGCGCCGGTGGAGATCGCCCAGGTGATCGCCCGCCGCCTGGGCCTGACCGGCGCCCTGGGCACGGTGGCGGAGTCCGTCGACGGCGTCTACACCGGCAAGCTGGTGGGCGAACCGCTGCACGGCCCGGCGAAGGCGGAGGCGGTACGCGCCCTGGCCGCGGCCGAGGGTCTGGTCCTCTCCCGCTGCGCCGCCTACAGCGACAGCCACAACGACATCCCGATGCTCTCCCTGGTCGGCCACCCCTACGCCATCAACCCCGACGCCAAGCTCCGCAGACACGCCCGCGAGAAGGACTGGCGCCTGCGGGACTACCGCACCGGCCGCAAGGCGGCCAAGGTCGGCATTCCGGCGGCGGCGGGCGTCGGAGCGGTTGCCGGTGGCACCGCGGCGGCGATCGCTTTGAGCCGACGACGCCGATAG
- a CDS encoding DUF5667 domain-containing protein, with translation MITNVSTHRRANAFAQALEEQSDRDTAAEQSVDPAGSPPTAEERSERGELLALTADLGALPKPQLDPEVKVVQRAQLVAAMEAMLQEGTGAADASVPEQRGRGRGAHRASPLGKLRPRSRLTKGLAAGGLSVGVAAGAFGGVAAASSDALPGDSLYGLKRGIEDFRLNYLTTGEDQRGQTYLDQASTRLSEARRLMERGRGGQLDHESIGEIRRTLSGMQHDVTEGHRLLHEAYEADPGSLGPIQALSTFSRSHREAWSALSDKLPVQLGDVKQQVSSVFDAIDQEVAPLQSLLPQPPAHGGGKRQGSGSAPTGSSGGHRSTAPSSSGHTPSSGGQRSTGEPSGSATGSSGVGLIGGDTGGLLQPPKTGTGSSTPPTGKLPTATPDVTLPPLLPGLLPGLGIEGEDTH, from the coding sequence GTGATCACGAACGTATCGACGCACCGGCGGGCGAACGCCTTCGCCCAGGCCCTGGAGGAGCAGTCCGACCGGGACACGGCGGCCGAGCAGTCCGTAGACCCGGCGGGTTCCCCGCCGACCGCCGAGGAGCGGTCCGAGCGGGGCGAGTTGCTGGCCCTCACGGCGGATCTCGGCGCGCTGCCCAAGCCGCAGCTCGACCCCGAGGTGAAGGTCGTGCAGCGCGCCCAGCTGGTGGCCGCGATGGAGGCCATGCTCCAGGAGGGCACGGGGGCGGCGGACGCCTCGGTACCGGAACAGCGCGGACGTGGCCGTGGGGCGCACCGGGCGAGCCCGCTGGGCAAACTCCGACCCCGTTCCAGACTGACGAAGGGACTCGCGGCGGGCGGGCTCAGCGTCGGCGTGGCCGCCGGGGCCTTCGGCGGGGTCGCCGCCGCCAGCTCCGACGCCCTGCCGGGTGACTCGCTGTACGGCCTCAAACGCGGCATCGAGGACTTCAGGCTCAACTACCTGACCACCGGCGAGGACCAACGTGGCCAGACCTACCTCGACCAGGCCTCCACCCGGCTCAGCGAGGCCCGCCGGCTGATGGAGCGCGGCCGCGGCGGCCAGCTCGACCACGAGTCCATCGGCGAGATCCGCCGCACGCTCTCCGGTATGCAGCACGACGTCACCGAGGGCCACCGGCTGCTCCACGAGGCCTACGAGGCCGACCCCGGCTCCCTCGGCCCGATCCAGGCCCTGTCGACGTTCTCCCGCTCCCATCGCGAGGCCTGGAGCGCGCTCAGCGACAAGCTGCCCGTGCAGCTCGGGGACGTCAAACAGCAGGTGTCGTCGGTGTTCGACGCCATAGACCAGGAGGTCGCCCCGCTGCAGTCCCTGCTCCCGCAGCCGCCCGCCCACGGCGGCGGCAAGCGGCAGGGCTCCGGCTCGGCGCCGACCGGCTCCTCCGGCGGCCACCGGTCGACCGCGCCCAGCTCCTCCGGCCACACCCCGTCCTCCGGCGGGCAGAGAAGCACCGGCGAACCGAGCGGCTCGGCCACCGGCAGCAGCGGCGTGGGCCTGATCGGCGGCGACACGGGCGGCCTGCTCCAGCCACCGAAGACCGGCACCGGCAGCAGCACGCCGCCCACCGGCAAGCTCCCGACCGCCACCCCCGACGTCACCCTCCCCCCGCTCCTCCCCGGGCTCCTCCCGGGCCTGGGCATCGAAGGCGAGGACACGCACTGA
- a CDS encoding 30S ribosomal protein bS22 translates to MGSVIKKRRKRMAKKKHRKLLKRTRVQRRNKK, encoded by the coding sequence GTGGGCTCTGTTATCAAGAAGCGGCGCAAGCGGATGGCCAAGAAGAAGCACCGCAAGCTGCTCAAGCGCACGCGCGTTCAGCGTCGCAACAAGAAGTAA
- a CDS encoding acetoin utilization protein AcuC, with protein sequence MSGRAQLMWDEAVTGYDFGPDHPMDPVRLALTRKLVGAFGLDREMEVVAAKPAGESTLRLVHREDYIDAVKAASADPASADGSYGLGTLDDPAFAGMHEVSALIAGQSVGAAEAVWRGDAGHAVNFAGGLHHAMPGGASGFCVYNDASLAIARLLELGAERVAYVDVDVHHGDGVQAAFWEDPRVLTISLHEHPRTLFPQTGWPEEVGAGAGEGSAVNVALPAGTGDAGWVRAFHSVVPELLAEFRPQVLVSQHGADTHFEDPLAHLAVSLDAQRAVQVACHELAHEYAGGKWVALGGGGYAVVDVVPRSWTHLVGIAAGRPVAPETVIPEEWRREVFARTRQLGPQRMTDGRWPVSWASWESGYDPADRLDQAVRATRRAVFPLRGLLP encoded by the coding sequence ATGAGCGGCCGCGCACAGCTGATGTGGGACGAGGCAGTAACGGGCTATGACTTCGGCCCGGACCATCCGATGGATCCGGTCCGGCTGGCACTGACCCGGAAACTGGTGGGTGCCTTCGGGCTCGACCGGGAGATGGAGGTCGTCGCGGCCAAGCCGGCCGGGGAGTCGACGCTGCGGCTGGTCCATCGGGAGGACTACATCGACGCGGTGAAGGCCGCGTCGGCCGATCCGGCGTCGGCGGACGGGTCGTACGGGCTCGGGACCCTGGACGATCCCGCGTTCGCGGGGATGCACGAGGTGTCCGCGCTGATCGCCGGGCAGTCGGTGGGGGCGGCGGAGGCGGTGTGGCGGGGGGATGCCGGGCACGCGGTGAACTTCGCGGGCGGGCTGCATCACGCGATGCCCGGGGGTGCGTCGGGATTCTGCGTGTACAACGACGCCTCGCTGGCCATCGCCCGGTTGCTGGAGCTGGGGGCGGAGCGGGTCGCCTATGTGGATGTCGATGTGCATCACGGGGACGGGGTGCAGGCGGCGTTCTGGGAGGATCCACGGGTTCTGACGATCTCGCTGCACGAGCATCCGCGTACGTTGTTCCCGCAGACCGGGTGGCCGGAGGAGGTCGGGGCCGGGGCGGGGGAGGGGTCCGCCGTGAACGTGGCGTTGCCGGCGGGGACCGGGGACGCGGGGTGGGTACGGGCGTTCCACTCGGTGGTGCCGGAGCTGCTCGCGGAGTTCCGGCCGCAGGTGCTGGTGTCGCAGCACGGGGCGGACACGCACTTCGAGGATCCGCTCGCGCATCTCGCGGTGTCGCTGGATGCGCAGCGGGCTGTGCAGGTGGCGTGTCATGAGCTGGCGCACGAGTACGCCGGGGGGAAGTGGGTCGCGCTCGGTGGCGGCGGATATGCCGTGGTGGATGTCGTGCCGCGGTCCTGGACGCACCTGGTGGGGATCGCGGCGGGGAGGCCGGTGGCGCCGGAGACGGTGATTCCGGAGGAGTGGCGGCGGGAGGTGTTCGCCCGGACCCGGCAGTTGGGGCCGCAGCGGATGACTGATGGGCGGTGGCCGGTGAGTTGGGCGTCCTGGGAGTCGGGTTACGACCCTGCGGACCGGCTGGACCAGGCGGTACGAGCCACGCGTCGGGCGGTGTTTCCGCTGCGGGGGCTGCTCCCCTGA
- a CDS encoding glutamyl-tRNA reductase, with product MSLLVVGLSHRSAPVSVLERAALSADAQIKLLQDTVAAEPATEAAVLATCNRIELYADVDKFHAGVAELSTLLARHSGLGLEELTPYLYVHYEDRAVHHLFSVACGLDSMVVGEGQILGQIKDSLATAQELHTAGKLLNDLFQQALRVGKRAHSETGIDRAGQSLVTFGLEQLAAGGAVPAWASGRKALVIGAGSMSSLAAATLARAGVAEVVVANRTFERAERLAQILTEADDNAVTARAVRMDAVPGELTRADVVVSCTGATGLVLTAEMVAQAVEGRTGAPVAELADSGRTTPKAAASPAPTGAGTDENCPLDLAAVQPGFSLMGEAAVAGMDAATLEQHAAWVAGGTIDRTGRRSPEADAELISALAATAATVGRVPERRKPEPPAERPAPFFFLLDLAMPRDIDAAVHRLAGVRLVDIESLAEASADAPMAADVDQVRRIVSDEVAAFGAAQRAAHITPTVVALRTMAADVVAGEIARLDSRLPDLDERQRGEIRQAVHRVVDKLLHAPTVRVKQLAAEPGGAGYADALRTLFDLDPETVAAVSRAGDSTDKKDRPA from the coding sequence ATGAGTCTCCTCGTCGTCGGACTGAGCCACCGCAGCGCGCCGGTCAGCGTGCTGGAGCGGGCCGCGCTGAGCGCGGACGCCCAGATCAAGCTGCTCCAGGACACGGTCGCCGCCGAACCGGCCACCGAGGCGGCGGTGCTCGCCACCTGCAACCGCATCGAGCTGTACGCCGACGTGGACAAGTTCCACGCCGGTGTCGCCGAGCTGTCCACACTGCTCGCCCGGCACAGCGGCCTCGGCCTGGAGGAGCTGACCCCCTACCTGTACGTGCACTACGAGGACCGGGCCGTGCACCACCTGTTCTCGGTGGCCTGCGGCCTGGACTCGATGGTCGTCGGCGAGGGGCAGATCCTCGGGCAGATCAAGGACTCGCTGGCCACGGCGCAGGAACTGCACACCGCGGGCAAGCTGCTGAACGACCTGTTCCAGCAGGCCCTCAGGGTCGGCAAGCGCGCCCACTCCGAGACCGGCATCGACCGCGCCGGCCAGTCCCTGGTGACGTTCGGGCTGGAGCAGCTGGCCGCCGGCGGTGCCGTACCGGCATGGGCGTCCGGCCGGAAGGCGCTGGTCATCGGCGCCGGGTCGATGTCCTCCCTGGCCGCGGCCACGCTCGCGCGGGCCGGGGTCGCCGAGGTCGTCGTCGCCAACCGCACCTTCGAGCGTGCCGAGCGGCTCGCACAGATACTCACGGAGGCCGACGACAACGCGGTGACCGCCCGCGCGGTACGGATGGATGCCGTGCCGGGCGAGCTGACACGTGCCGACGTCGTCGTCTCCTGTACCGGGGCGACGGGCCTGGTGCTCACGGCGGAGATGGTCGCGCAGGCGGTCGAGGGCCGTACGGGCGCTCCTGTCGCCGAGCTCGCCGACAGCGGTCGTACGACCCCGAAGGCCGCCGCCTCCCCGGCGCCCACCGGCGCCGGCACCGACGAGAACTGCCCGCTGGACCTGGCCGCCGTACAGCCCGGCTTCTCCCTGATGGGCGAGGCCGCCGTCGCCGGTATGGACGCGGCCACCCTGGAGCAGCACGCTGCCTGGGTGGCGGGCGGGACGATCGACCGCACGGGCCGCCGCAGCCCCGAGGCGGACGCCGAGCTGATCAGCGCGCTCGCCGCGACCGCCGCCACCGTCGGCCGGGTCCCCGAGCGGCGCAAGCCGGAGCCGCCGGCCGAGCGCCCGGCGCCCTTCTTCTTCCTCCTCGACCTCGCCATGCCCCGCGACATCGACGCGGCGGTGCACCGGCTGGCCGGGGTGCGGCTGGTGGACATCGAGTCGCTGGCGGAAGCCTCCGCCGACGCCCCGATGGCGGCCGATGTGGACCAGGTCCGGCGTATCGTCTCCGACGAGGTCGCGGCCTTCGGCGCGGCACAGCGGGCGGCGCACATCACGCCGACCGTCGTCGCGCTGCGCACCATGGCCGCCGACGTCGTCGCCGGTGAGATCGCGCGGCTCGACAGCCGCCTGCCCGACCTGGACGAACGCCAGCGCGGCGAGATCCGCCAGGCCGTGCACCGCGTCGTCGACAAGCTGCTGCACGCGCCGACCGTACGGGTCAAGCAGCTCGCGGCCGAACCCGGCGGCGCCGGGTACGCGGACGCGCTGCGCACCCTGTTCGACCTCGACCCCGAGACGGTCGCCGCCGTCTCCCGGGCCGGGGACAGCACAGACAAGAAGGACCGACCGGCATGA